The following are encoded together in the Pseudidiomarina andamanensis genome:
- a CDS encoding MlaE family ABC transporter permease — translation MSESCFVEYDSSNQSLKLIGSWSFEHYSKIQKMLRQFNTEQPIVLLDCSDLKRLDLNTASLVTDLVSPKHLATLLNSAPQLKQHHRDIFNQLLRAYQTQQSEPAEVVRPWYAFIADLGAWVSWQSYQFIVLMNFIGRVLLTTLKILPRITRWRFTSWFFHMQQAGLAAIPIVALMGFLVGAVVAFLGATVLSDFGATIYTVDLVAFGFMRELGVLLAAILLAGRTASSFTAQIGAMKVNEELDAMRVEKLDAIELLVIPRILALLVMLPLLSFVSILAGLLGGAAVAVASLDISITQYLSILNEVPIRHFWVGISKAPFFAIVIAIIGCLEGFKVTNSARSIGEHTTSSVVQALFAVILLDAIAALFFMEMQW, via the coding sequence ATGTCAGAATCTTGCTTTGTTGAATACGATAGTTCAAACCAGTCACTTAAGTTAATTGGCTCGTGGAGCTTTGAGCATTATTCAAAGATCCAGAAAATGTTGCGCCAATTTAATACTGAACAGCCGATTGTACTGCTTGATTGCAGCGACCTTAAGCGACTTGATTTAAACACCGCAAGTTTAGTCACCGACTTGGTCTCTCCCAAACATCTCGCCACACTTCTAAATTCAGCACCACAGCTAAAGCAGCACCATCGTGACATTTTTAATCAGTTACTGCGTGCTTATCAAACCCAGCAATCAGAACCAGCTGAAGTAGTTAGGCCATGGTATGCTTTTATCGCCGATCTCGGCGCTTGGGTCTCTTGGCAAAGCTATCAATTTATTGTGCTCATGAATTTTATTGGTCGCGTCTTATTGACCACGTTAAAAATTCTACCCCGCATCACTCGATGGCGTTTCACATCTTGGTTTTTCCATATGCAGCAAGCTGGACTAGCCGCTATACCGATAGTTGCCTTGATGGGCTTTTTAGTCGGCGCAGTAGTCGCCTTTCTAGGTGCCACGGTGTTAAGTGATTTTGGTGCGACTATTTATACGGTCGATTTAGTTGCATTTGGATTCATGCGTGAGCTTGGCGTATTGTTGGCGGCGATTCTATTAGCCGGGCGAACTGCCAGCTCATTTACCGCTCAAATAGGCGCAATGAAAGTCAATGAAGAGCTTGATGCCATGCGTGTCGAGAAACTTGATGCGATTGAGTTATTGGTCATCCCGCGTATTTTAGCGTTACTGGTGATGCTTCCCCTGTTAAGTTTTGTCTCTATTCTGGCGGGATTGCTCGGTGGCGCTGCGGTGGCGGTTGCGAGTTTAGATATCTCTATCACGCAGTATTTATCCATTCTCAATGAAGTACCGATTCGGCATTTTTGGGTTGGTATCAGTAAAGCGCCATTTTTCGCGATTGTCATTGCGATTATTGGCTGCCTTGAAGGCTTCAAGGTGACCAATAGCGCGCGCTCTATTGGCGAGCATACAACCTCAAGTGTGGTTCAAGCATTGTTCGCGGTTATTCTACTCGATGCTATTGCTGCCCTATTTTTCATGGAGATGCAGTGGTAA
- the dnaE gene encoding DNA polymerase III subunit alpha: protein MSDVNQPPQFIHLRIHSDFSMIDGLAKVKPICEATAAMGMPALALTDQMNMCGLVRFYRTTHDKGLKPIIGCDLWVLPEGWTTDSQEEPFRLTVLAMNNDGYQQLTQLISRGYLAGHRCGKPCINQEWLAEYHQGLILLSGGREGDIGRKLLQNRHAEAQQLLQFYQQYFADRFYLELQRTGRAGEDEYVHAAVALAAETDTPVVATNEVMFLRPEDFTAHEVRVAVSDGYTLDDKRRPKKYSSEQYLKSAEEMAELFSDIPEALANTVEIAKRCNVTVKLDEYVLPEFPTGGMTPEDFLVKKSQEGLEQRLEVLFPDPQQRLELRKPYDERLKIELDVINQMGFPGYFLIVMEFIQWSKDNNIPVGPGRGSGAGSLVAYALKITDLDPLELDLLFERFLNPERVSMPDFDIDFCMDRRDEVIDHVAELYGREAVSQIITFGTMAAKASIRDVGRVLGHPYGFVDKITKLVPGDPGMTLEKAFEVESRLVEMYEQDDDVREIIDMARILEGVTRNAGKHAGGVVIAPERITDFSPLYCDEEGKQPVTQFDKNDVEAAGLVKFDFLGLRTLTIIQWALDMVNANRQRDGQPAIDINHIPLDDPACFRLLKKGATTAVFQLESSGMKQLIKKLLPDSFEDIIALVALFRPGPLQSGMVDNFIDRKHGREAISYPDKDYQHESLKPILEPTYGVILYQEQVMQIAQVLAGYSLGGADLLRRAMGKKKPEEMAKQRAVFEEGARKNGIDGDLAIKIFDLVEKFAGYGFNKSHSAAYALVSYQTLWMKTHYPAEFMAAVMSADMDNTDKIVTLVDECENMGLKVLPPDVNVGRYKFTVDEQQRIVYGIGAIKGVGEGPIEAILAAREEGSFTDLFDFCCRVDLKKLNRRVLEKLIKAGAMDSLGPHRATIMATLEKAMRQAEQHARAEAIGQSDLFGVLASTADDVEIEHEFVQVPPWPEAMWLEGERETLGLYLTGHPVNRYRKELKNYVPCVLADVRPTGRDQTTTVAGLVVDVRTMLNRQNQRWAIVTLHDKTARFDVRFYAKDYENYQHLLEKDQILVVKGEVSFDDYSSANTMTAREVMTIVGMREQYAKTLRLTVRHEQLEGQGLTQLKQLIEPFKQGTCPLHIRYVRPDLTADYVAATEWYVTPTDELMYELQQQLGQQAVELEF from the coding sequence ATGAGCGATGTAAACCAACCGCCTCAATTTATTCACCTGCGCATTCACAGCGATTTCTCAATGATCGATGGGCTAGCGAAGGTAAAACCAATTTGCGAAGCAACCGCAGCAATGGGGATGCCTGCACTGGCGTTGACCGACCAAATGAATATGTGCGGTTTGGTTCGATTCTATCGCACCACGCATGATAAGGGTCTAAAGCCAATCATCGGTTGCGATTTATGGGTGTTGCCAGAAGGCTGGACGACAGACTCCCAAGAAGAGCCATTTCGATTAACCGTACTCGCCATGAACAATGATGGCTATCAGCAACTGACACAATTAATTAGTCGTGGCTATTTGGCCGGACACCGCTGTGGCAAGCCTTGTATCAATCAAGAGTGGCTGGCAGAGTATCATCAAGGACTCATTCTCTTATCTGGTGGCCGAGAGGGCGACATCGGTCGCAAGTTACTTCAAAATCGTCACGCCGAAGCTCAACAATTACTACAGTTTTATCAGCAGTATTTTGCTGATCGTTTTTACCTTGAGTTACAGCGTACTGGGCGTGCCGGTGAAGATGAATATGTTCATGCAGCGGTTGCATTAGCTGCAGAAACCGATACACCGGTAGTGGCAACCAACGAAGTGATGTTTTTGAGGCCCGAAGATTTCACCGCACATGAGGTTCGTGTTGCCGTATCGGACGGTTATACACTAGATGACAAGCGTCGACCGAAGAAATATAGCTCAGAGCAATATTTAAAGAGTGCAGAAGAAATGGCTGAGTTGTTCTCAGACATTCCCGAGGCACTTGCCAATACTGTCGAAATTGCGAAACGGTGCAACGTGACGGTTAAGCTTGATGAGTATGTTCTACCTGAATTTCCGACCGGTGGTATGACACCGGAAGATTTTTTAGTGAAAAAATCACAAGAAGGCCTTGAGCAGCGGTTAGAAGTTTTATTCCCTGATCCGCAACAACGACTCGAATTACGCAAACCGTACGATGAACGTTTGAAGATAGAACTCGATGTAATCAACCAAATGGGGTTCCCGGGCTACTTCTTGATCGTGATGGAATTTATTCAGTGGTCAAAAGATAACAATATTCCGGTGGGGCCAGGACGAGGGTCAGGTGCAGGCTCGTTAGTCGCCTATGCGTTAAAAATTACTGATCTTGATCCACTTGAGCTCGACTTACTTTTCGAGCGATTCTTGAACCCAGAGCGGGTCTCGATGCCCGATTTCGATATCGATTTTTGTATGGACCGGCGTGACGAAGTGATTGACCACGTGGCCGAGTTATATGGACGTGAAGCGGTATCACAGATCATCACCTTTGGTACCATGGCCGCGAAAGCTTCCATTCGAGATGTGGGTCGTGTACTTGGTCACCCCTATGGCTTTGTGGATAAAATTACCAAGTTAGTTCCGGGTGATCCGGGTATGACGCTTGAGAAAGCCTTTGAGGTTGAATCACGACTAGTCGAAATGTACGAACAAGATGATGATGTTCGTGAAATTATCGACATGGCACGTATTCTTGAAGGCGTCACGCGAAATGCCGGTAAACACGCGGGTGGTGTGGTCATTGCACCAGAACGTATCACCGATTTCTCACCGTTGTATTGTGACGAAGAAGGCAAACAACCGGTCACGCAGTTTGATAAGAACGATGTGGAAGCGGCAGGACTGGTGAAGTTCGACTTCTTGGGGCTGCGCACGCTTACAATTATTCAATGGGCATTGGATATGGTTAATGCGAATCGTCAACGCGACGGTCAACCTGCCATTGATATTAACCACATACCACTTGATGATCCGGCTTGTTTTCGGCTATTGAAAAAAGGCGCAACGACTGCAGTATTCCAGTTGGAATCATCGGGCATGAAGCAGCTTATTAAAAAGCTTCTGCCGGATAGTTTTGAAGATATCATCGCATTGGTGGCTCTATTCCGACCAGGCCCTTTGCAATCAGGCATGGTTGATAACTTTATTGACCGTAAGCACGGACGCGAAGCAATATCTTATCCAGACAAAGATTATCAGCATGAATCACTGAAGCCGATTCTTGAGCCGACTTATGGCGTTATTCTCTATCAAGAGCAGGTGATGCAGATTGCTCAGGTTCTTGCAGGCTATTCGCTCGGTGGCGCTGATTTATTGCGACGTGCAATGGGTAAGAAAAAGCCTGAAGAGATGGCGAAGCAACGAGCGGTGTTTGAAGAAGGTGCTCGAAAGAATGGTATTGATGGCGATTTGGCAATCAAGATATTCGACCTGGTAGAAAAATTTGCAGGTTATGGTTTTAACAAATCGCACTCGGCTGCTTATGCTTTGGTTTCTTATCAAACGCTATGGATGAAGACCCATTATCCAGCTGAATTTATGGCCGCCGTGATGTCCGCTGATATGGACAACACCGATAAAATTGTCACCTTGGTTGATGAATGCGAAAACATGGGGCTGAAAGTACTGCCGCCAGATGTGAACGTGGGTCGTTATAAATTTACCGTGGATGAACAGCAGCGAATTGTCTACGGTATTGGCGCCATCAAAGGTGTCGGCGAAGGCCCAATTGAGGCCATTCTGGCGGCTCGCGAAGAAGGTTCATTTACCGATCTCTTTGATTTTTGTTGCCGTGTGGATTTGAAAAAGTTAAATCGCCGCGTACTCGAAAAGTTGATCAAAGCTGGCGCCATGGATTCACTCGGACCGCATCGAGCCACTATTATGGCTACCCTTGAAAAAGCCATGCGTCAGGCGGAACAGCACGCTCGCGCGGAAGCAATTGGGCAAAGTGATTTATTTGGTGTACTCGCTTCAACTGCCGATGATGTTGAAATTGAACATGAGTTTGTGCAAGTGCCGCCATGGCCGGAAGCAATGTGGTTAGAGGGCGAGCGTGAAACTCTTGGGCTATACTTAACGGGGCATCCGGTAAATCGATACCGCAAAGAGCTGAAAAACTATGTGCCATGCGTGCTAGCAGATGTGCGGCCGACGGGGCGCGATCAAACGACAACGGTTGCAGGCCTTGTGGTGGATGTACGCACGATGTTGAATCGGCAGAATCAACGCTGGGCAATTGTTACGTTACATGATAAAACCGCGCGATTTGATGTGCGTTTTTATGCTAAAGATTATGAAAATTATCAACACTTACTCGAAAAAGACCAAATTTTGGTGGTAAAAGGAGAGGTCAGCTTTGATGATTACTCCTCTGCCAATACAATGACGGCTCGAGAGGTGATGACCATTGTCGGCATGCGTGAGCAATATGCCAAAACTTTACGTTTGACAGTGCGTCACGAACAGTTAGAAGGGCAGGGCCTCACTCAATTAAAACAGTTGATTGAGCCTTTTAAACAGGGCACGTGCCCGTTGCACATCCGTTATGTGCGTCCAGATTTAACGGCAGACTATGTGGCGGCCACAGAATGGTATGTGACCCCAACCGATGAATTGATGTATGAGTTGCAGCAACAGCTTGGTCAGCAAGCGGTTGAACTCGAATTTTAA